A stretch of DNA from Plasmodium brasilianum strain Bolivian I chromosome 3, whole genome shotgun sequence:
actgtatattataaatattctatttttttatatgtttatgatTTCACTTTTAAAACTTACAAaactaaatattttataaaaaatcttttaattaaaagtatTCTATAACATCTGTATCACTAagcatatttaaaaaaatatatatgtctcatttttaagtataaaatatatatatatatatatatatatatatatatatatcagtgtaatataataagttaatttctctttatgtaatatgaaaaaaaacatatatatgagcaACTTATAATAAACctatatttcttaaattttgaGAACATATAGTCATATTAGAAcacaaaaaagtataaaactATAAATCTGTATTctttatagttatatataaattagtaaatattattaataaaattatacaatcTGTTCTACtgttaattaattataatgtaaaaatatttttttacaaaggAAACCATTagaatacaaaattatatgtattaaggCATCATATTCAATTAATCTAAATTAATACTTTTAAATACAAATCcaaaaacattaaaacattaatatttacaaaaaaaataagatcaTAAACGTTTACTGTTGTTTACCAAAAAAATGCTATGTACACATAGgtgtatttaaaatattttaagcaATTATTCGTATTTGTATTAagtatatgttaatatatattccattAATTAGTTTATGTTAAAGATATGCTTgcagaaataaatatactttttagtatgtaatttaccttttttcgaatttaattttctcatattttttaacttttttatggtaataaaaaattcctGATATAAGAGTGATACTTAATAAAACGAAAGGTACGAAAAATATTAGAATACGAAAAAAGTTTCCTAATATACACATATCACTAACTTCTGATGCTACTTGACACCAGCCACATGAAAGTGTACCCGATGATGATGTACTGTATTGCAAGAATTCTCCCAAAATTTTCAGTACTCCTACAATAGGTGACCATGGACCATTATTTTTTGCTAAAGTTTCTAAATATTCCTTGTTCAAACCTATATGATGCAATAAACTACCACTATTGCTATATGTTAGTGATACTTCtactataaatattattaataaaaacaaacagATTAATAAAGGTAAAACAATTCGCAATCcgtattttttacatattatttttgtgtaAACCTTATTACTAATTGTCCTGTTATTTTGAAGAAAATTCGTATAATCAAGTTccttgaatatttttttttctaaatgggaatatttttttgttttaaatatacaagatttatttttcattcctGATTTATGACCTGCAATATTTGATGCATATTTTTTCGatcgctttttttttttcagaatCATCATTCtcattatgaaatatatcttttttttcggGAACTCCATTAATTtgaatttcattttttaaacataaaaatcttgaatttttattatgtttgtattttttcaataaatgataattacTTGAATGTAATTTTCTATAGTAATTGTCCCCCTCCTCTAAAGACTTCTTAAGAGTactctaaaaaataaaaaaatgtaaatattggttacataatagaataaaatatctaatggggaaaaaacagaattaataaaaatagagcACAACAAATGTGAATG
This window harbors:
- a CDS encoding fam-l protein; protein product: MEQNIKTLLFIRITTFILLCWTYPFYTYVSTLKKSLEEGDNYYRKLHSSNYHLLKKYKHNKNSRFLCLKNEIQINGVPEKKDIFHNENDDSEKKKAIEKICIKYCRTISNKVYTKIICKKYGLRIVLPLLICLFLLIIFIVEVSLTYSNSGSLLHHIGLNKEYLETLAKNNGPWSPIVGVLKILGEFLQYSTSSSGTLSCGWCQVASEVSDMCILGNFFRILIFFVPFVLLSITLISGIFYYHKKVKKYEKIKFEKR